A part of Ptychodera flava strain L36383 chromosome 11, AS_Pfla_20210202, whole genome shotgun sequence genomic DNA contains:
- the LOC139143785 gene encoding pleckstrin homology domain-containing family A member 3-like isoform X2, translating into MSAWFVNYLLNCMRPRLPTHSEEPTWKELPGACLQKTRNMPEMEGMLYKWTNYISGWQPRWFILDKGILAYYKSQDEMHLGSKGSIKMACCEISVHQSDQCRLDLIIPGEQHFYVRGTSPAERQQWLVALGTSKACLTNTKALENEESKGTLKTKMSELRLYRDLLMQQVHAVKASTNIPDQPDIEKINDATSLLSATCDTFLRTLQDCMKIANETFTPQINQSTVSPGVLPPSLASPTEKRNPYMYRSQSVDRYTPPSHKGSAKTTYRNLEELASRPKYNRARSHSGSSSSPQSLSAPATPTSSTTPDGILSSSNSTKSLALESSSKNSNQIEERPMTIFSNMKFSFTDIETTQGDNIPTAPFLEAFRNLLPLFDALGATTFAPVKMDILGNIRKVNQKYLTDPEKFAYLQLIVEQEMRSNTTRVKNSATDALLWLKRALEYTYEFLAEIVRGERDLSVASGNAYGKSLKKFHGWVARGVYALVAKTVPYYQDFISLLALSKADYENPNFEKCMIEDLGRYSRAMHDVLVILQDFYTKHDLDFPDQV; encoded by the exons ATGTCAGCCTGGTTTGTCAATTATTTACTCAACTGCATGAGACCGAGGCTGCCAACACATTCAGAAGAACCCACTTGGAAAGAGCTTCCTGGAGCTTGCCTGCAGAAAACGCGAAACATGCCCGAAATGGAGGGAATGTTGTACAAATGGACCAACTATATAAGTG GTTGGCAACCACGTTGGTTTATTCTGGACAAGGGTATTTTAGCCTACTACAAATCGCAAGATGAAATGCATTTAGGTTCCAAAGGTTCAATCAAAATGGCCTGTTGTGAAATCAGTG TTcaccaatctgatcagtgtcgGCTAGATTTGATAATTCCAGGGGAACAGCATTTTTATGTCCGGGGAACATCACCAGCCGAAAGGCAACAATGGCTAGTGGCATTAGGAACTTCAAAGGCTTGTCTTACAAACACCAAAGCTTTGGAGAATG AAGAGTCTAAAGGCACACTGAAGACCAAGATGTCAGAGCTGCGACTCTACCGGGATTTACTCATGCAGCAAGTCCACGCTGTGAAAGCATCAACCAACATACCAGATCAGCCTGACATAGAA AAAATCAATGATGCTACATCATTACTATCTGCCACCTGTGACACATTCCTGAGGACGTTACAAGACTGCATGAAAATAGCAAACGAGACATTTACTCCACAGATAAATCAGAGTACAGTATCACCAGGGGTGCTTCCACCATCCCTGGCATCGCCCACAGAAAAG AGAAACCCGTACATGTATAGAAGCCAGTCAGTGGACAG GTATACACCGCCATCACATAAAGGTTCTGCAAAGACAACCTACAGAAACTTAGAAGAACTGGCCAGTCGGCCAAAGTACAACAGAGCAAGGTCACATTCAGGGTCATCGTCCTCGCCCCAGTCGTTGTCGGCGCCAGCAACTCCAACATCATCAACTACGCCCGATGGCATTCTTAGCAGTAGTAACAGCACCAAATCGTTAGCGCTGGAATCGTCGTCGAAAAACAGCAACCAAATAGAGGAGAGGCCGATGACGATATTCAGTAACATGAAATTTAG TTTTACAGATATTGAAACAACACAAGGCGACAATATACCAACAGCTCCATTTTTAGAAGCCTTCAGAAACCTTCTACCACTTTTTG ATGCCCTTGGAGCCACCACATTTGCACCAGTAAAAATGGACATCCTTGGCAATATCAGG AAAGTCAACCAAAAGTACTTGACAGATCCGGAGAAGTTTGCTTACTTACAACTGATCGTAGAGCAAGAGATGAGGTCCAACACAACCAGGGTCAAGAACTCTGCCACAGATGCATTGCTCTGGCTGAAAAG AGCTTTAGAATACACATATGAATTTCTGGCAGAAATTGTTAGAGGAGAAAGGGATTTGAGTGTTGCTTCAG GTAATGCATACGGCAAATCTCTGAAGAAATTCCACGGCTGGGTTGCCAGAGGAGTTTATGCT CTTGTCGCCAAAACCGTGCCTTACTACCAAGACTTCATATCGCTTTTGGCACTCAGCAAGGCAGACTATGAGAACCCGAACTTCGAGAAGTGTATGATTGAGGATCTGGGACGGTACTCCAGGGCAATGCACGACGTCCTGGTCATACTACAAGACTTCTACACAAAACATGATCTGGATTTCCCAGATCAAGTCTGA
- the LOC139143785 gene encoding pleckstrin homology domain-containing family A member 8-like isoform X1, whose protein sequence is MSAWFVNYLLNCMRPRLPTHSEEPTWKELPGACLQKTRNMPEMEGMLYKWTNYISGWQPRWFILDKGILAYYKSQDEMHLGSKGSIKMACCEISVHQSDQCRLDLIIPGEQHFYVRGTSPAERQQWLVALGTSKACLTNTKALENEESKGTLKTKMSELRLYRDLLMQQVHAVKASTNIPDQPDIEKINDATSLLSATCDTFLRTLQDCMKIANETFTPQINQSTVSPGVLPPSLASPTEKISHDGTPLQSLHTKRNPYMYRSQSVDRYTPPSHKGSAKTTYRNLEELASRPKYNRARSHSGSSSSPQSLSAPATPTSSTTPDGILSSSNSTKSLALESSSKNSNQIEERPMTIFSNMKFSFTDIETTQGDNIPTAPFLEAFRNLLPLFDALGATTFAPVKMDILGNIRKVNQKYLTDPEKFAYLQLIVEQEMRSNTTRVKNSATDALLWLKRALEYTYEFLAEIVRGERDLSVASGNAYGKSLKKFHGWVARGVYALVAKTVPYYQDFISLLALSKADYENPNFEKCMIEDLGRYSRAMHDVLVILQDFYTKHDLDFPDQV, encoded by the exons ATGTCAGCCTGGTTTGTCAATTATTTACTCAACTGCATGAGACCGAGGCTGCCAACACATTCAGAAGAACCCACTTGGAAAGAGCTTCCTGGAGCTTGCCTGCAGAAAACGCGAAACATGCCCGAAATGGAGGGAATGTTGTACAAATGGACCAACTATATAAGTG GTTGGCAACCACGTTGGTTTATTCTGGACAAGGGTATTTTAGCCTACTACAAATCGCAAGATGAAATGCATTTAGGTTCCAAAGGTTCAATCAAAATGGCCTGTTGTGAAATCAGTG TTcaccaatctgatcagtgtcgGCTAGATTTGATAATTCCAGGGGAACAGCATTTTTATGTCCGGGGAACATCACCAGCCGAAAGGCAACAATGGCTAGTGGCATTAGGAACTTCAAAGGCTTGTCTTACAAACACCAAAGCTTTGGAGAATG AAGAGTCTAAAGGCACACTGAAGACCAAGATGTCAGAGCTGCGACTCTACCGGGATTTACTCATGCAGCAAGTCCACGCTGTGAAAGCATCAACCAACATACCAGATCAGCCTGACATAGAA AAAATCAATGATGCTACATCATTACTATCTGCCACCTGTGACACATTCCTGAGGACGTTACAAGACTGCATGAAAATAGCAAACGAGACATTTACTCCACAGATAAATCAGAGTACAGTATCACCAGGGGTGCTTCCACCATCCCTGGCATCGCCCACAGAAAAG ATAAGCCATGATGGAACACCTTTAcaatctttgcacactaag AGAAACCCGTACATGTATAGAAGCCAGTCAGTGGACAG GTATACACCGCCATCACATAAAGGTTCTGCAAAGACAACCTACAGAAACTTAGAAGAACTGGCCAGTCGGCCAAAGTACAACAGAGCAAGGTCACATTCAGGGTCATCGTCCTCGCCCCAGTCGTTGTCGGCGCCAGCAACTCCAACATCATCAACTACGCCCGATGGCATTCTTAGCAGTAGTAACAGCACCAAATCGTTAGCGCTGGAATCGTCGTCGAAAAACAGCAACCAAATAGAGGAGAGGCCGATGACGATATTCAGTAACATGAAATTTAG TTTTACAGATATTGAAACAACACAAGGCGACAATATACCAACAGCTCCATTTTTAGAAGCCTTCAGAAACCTTCTACCACTTTTTG ATGCCCTTGGAGCCACCACATTTGCACCAGTAAAAATGGACATCCTTGGCAATATCAGG AAAGTCAACCAAAAGTACTTGACAGATCCGGAGAAGTTTGCTTACTTACAACTGATCGTAGAGCAAGAGATGAGGTCCAACACAACCAGGGTCAAGAACTCTGCCACAGATGCATTGCTCTGGCTGAAAAG AGCTTTAGAATACACATATGAATTTCTGGCAGAAATTGTTAGAGGAGAAAGGGATTTGAGTGTTGCTTCAG GTAATGCATACGGCAAATCTCTGAAGAAATTCCACGGCTGGGTTGCCAGAGGAGTTTATGCT CTTGTCGCCAAAACCGTGCCTTACTACCAAGACTTCATATCGCTTTTGGCACTCAGCAAGGCAGACTATGAGAACCCGAACTTCGAGAAGTGTATGATTGAGGATCTGGGACGGTACTCCAGGGCAATGCACGACGTCCTGGTCATACTACAAGACTTCTACACAAAACATGATCTGGATTTCCCAGATCAAGTCTGA
- the LOC139143787 gene encoding uncharacterized protein, which produces MSPALSLFAIVSALFIGTGISELAHSHTELEVDVLHLPSDCEQVGEEGKSLTFEYVGYYHSDVHVREEFDSTEKRGDPMIFTMGEHTVMKGWEEGLKDMCIGERRRLLIPRGPMQEGDKGSGALMPGGGVTLEYEFELTNISDEPPKRPQMNVFKILDTDKDDHLSKDEMHEYFEKSGLGGLKEGETIDDAVHTIFEQEDEDGDGFISHQEFDGPKHDEL; this is translated from the exons ATGTCTCCTGCGTTGTCACTCTTTGCCATAGTTTCCGCGCTTTTCATTGGTACAGGAATAAGCGAGTTGGCACACAGTCACACTGAACTTGAAGTTGACGTTCTTCATCTACCGAGTGACTGCGAGCAAGTAGGCGAAGAAGGGAAGTCGCTCACCTTTGAATATGTCGGGTACTATCACAGCGACGTCCATGTCAGGGAGGAATTCGATTCCAC AGAGAAAAGGGGAGATCCGATGATATTCACCATGGGAGAACACACGGTGATGAAAGGCTGGGAAGAAGGCTTGAAAGACATGTGTATCGGTGAAAGGAGAAGACTTCTCATTCCACGTGGACCAATGCAGGAAGGAGATAAGGGATCCG GTGCCTTGATGCCTGGTGGCGGCGTCACTTTGGAATACGAGTTTGAATTGACAAATATCAGTGATGAACCACCGAAGCGACCTCAGATGAATGTCTTCAAGATTCTAgatacagataaagatgaccaCCTTTCCAAAGATGAG ATGCATGAATACTTTGAAAAATCTGGCCTCGGTGGATTGAAAGAGGGAGAGACAATCGACGATGCAGTTCACACAATATTTGAACAAGAGGATGAAGATGGCGACGGTTTCATCTCACATCAGGAGTTTGATGGACCTAAGCACGACGAACTTTAA